From the Streptococcus sp. 29887 genome, one window contains:
- a CDS encoding ZmpA/ZmpB/ZmpC family metallo-endopeptidase: MNLHFLQKKHHFGIRKFSIGVVSVALAISFSVLGGQVAAAQEVSQVPTSSQQTSQSVTDEASQELVTNEVAVQTPETVASSLNEAIQENPAQESQLVEVEPAIQKEVVSQDLSAPQAALPAEAGQEQPALEQVNENTLPAENSHQVIEPVEPESVQTVQEPAGSRDEATQPVQPTETAAGEVAPTEQAVEEVVQPVLRSARRARSVAVTEVAKLPLDAQGQLMTSVSGATVHKFQVLNSDGSSQIVPADSQPTTSQTSDAVAQQVASLKADFAKVTYDSLYPHLSHRVSSIVDNELVKSLSQEKGGQAPTAAEKQTAYMDLLDMRSSFERVQTDLEQILTGVFEKAAAVNIDRVRAKKEQILTALSYLDRRYSFTFGNYAAKDLILFHPQVFGGRGDTLENLLGLANLTYQDLTMDQSANTYQRKLAPLTSQTDLAAFVEKGVSLFDPSLSEEEWFKQTTKAHIVEATNAYSSASLYEKIKTDGRLKNHLIPLLSLSSDSIYAISTSNTVNYGLKETYVNPSQAGSQQDFLATLSRYAEHQQEFLNFWYRMTQKKEQLTNHAPIIVVDSVQKYGQSPQSASELYSPKFGSKVLEGVREFIRPLNIYSNFFRADGQANGSSSVNLYLKKSLTDDGQSVYTHELTHILDKTIWLNGHGRRAGQGPEVYARGLFESINNSLGTAYDPVFNLNTAYTLTGNRTQNSLPTRFQTTEDMKTYMQGILDVLYTLDYAEAQSILNRSAEDRAVLLNKISIIPNPKNNGIGLVTERVSHIDTSLAASLTSIDDFINQSLISARYKFDGMYTVGTARTNSYYTIPLFEPIYAALQNNSGSVGDIGFKRNAYEILGEYGYENGMVAYISNQYATDQAALSAIMPAYGGDLSAFKKAMFARRIAKVSELKPTSVASDFATIQTMMDQAIAKDLLQLKTNAKNNTYLSHRVTAVRELKTSLYQAYLRDTNDFRTSIYQEQVARDLYVTNGDEKSQDGNGTLDNPYQSLSFALAQAKNGDRIKLVSNIMHRQDKPFLLDKAVTIDGQGHRLSFRGPDVELGADVTFADLTLNMLVDGSKQPNIYANGYHLTLDQVSTTMSQAQSDLRPTLVAGSRSGQPAGSHGKITILNGNSDTRFNTIYAGNADSVSNIPVTISILSDFVSVDQGIKLSGVNGEVVMEPVLVTSKSSSLKSIDGNGSWDNKVTIDTARVYGLNLQNIQTLELVNQADVSLASQVSEISTGVELESGTQLTIANDPVTLGSLSGQGTVIIPVESSLNVIGDIEGNVEVLVRGFEQNLAKNIDKEYVRVEGMLSPTARITLEKGYNRFDLVKDEIIYRLVELKQPVQTHTVTLHFTQSGQLLKEKQVQVDNGQSITGVENDLPIATEGTYQLDPNFDRTVLTAITSSKTIEIPVVLVLPKASRYQPHVNGEARVLPTSSSEETKAEIVKQINLPADAGQFDVVVVTPIPQSSGDHSMTVRVVYDDRSQEELVVPLHILTIKNGEVVKHSLPEGVLPKADRYQPHVNGEARVLPTSSSEETKAEIVKQINLPADAGQFDVVVVTPIPQSSGDYSMTVRVVYDDRSQEELVVPLHILTIKNGEVVKHSLPVGVLEPLVTAKGKGVTHELPVGILPPLETANGGGVRHELPAGVLEPLVTAKGKGVTHELPVGILPPLETANGGGVRHELPAGVLEPLVTAKGKGVTHELPVGILPPLETANGGGVRHELPAGVLEPLVTAKGKGVTHELPVGILPPLETANGGALLHSLPTFSVDAIVQLLNAGHKISLGLLDGAIWSTGDGLDHSLPSLEIAKGSSVNHQLLEGTLPLMVTSKGASISHFLPEGILPLLVTAKGKGVTHFIPSGTLPLTVTRSEAYTPAMPAASLLQQRQKNMETKPAVLPLVAVPQKQADQFSATLTSSNSATSTSNRLPETGERNNLSLLGFLLASLGFSFWIGRKKAE; the protein is encoded by the coding sequence ATGAATTTACATTTTTTACAAAAGAAGCACCATTTTGGCATTCGTAAGTTTTCCATTGGTGTCGTGTCAGTTGCTTTGGCCATTAGCTTTAGCGTCCTAGGAGGGCAGGTTGCGGCTGCGCAAGAGGTAAGTCAAGTGCCTACTAGTAGTCAACAAACTAGTCAGTCAGTAACAGATGAGGCAAGTCAAGAGCTGGTAACCAATGAGGTAGCTGTTCAAACTCCAGAAACCGTTGCTTCCTCACTAAACGAAGCCATACAGGAGAACCCAGCTCAAGAAAGCCAGCTTGTAGAAGTAGAACCAGCTATTCAGAAGGAAGTGGTCTCTCAAGACCTTTCAGCCCCCCAAGCAGCACTTCCAGCAGAAGCAGGGCAAGAGCAGCCTGCACTGGAGCAGGTAAATGAGAACACGCTCCCAGCAGAAAATTCTCATCAGGTTATTGAGCCAGTAGAACCAGAGTCTGTTCAAACGGTACAAGAACCAGCAGGTTCAAGGGACGAGGCTACTCAACCAGTTCAACCAACAGAAACAGCAGCAGGGGAAGTCGCTCCGACTGAACAAGCAGTAGAGGAAGTCGTTCAGCCTGTGCTACGTTCAGCACGAAGAGCACGCAGTGTGGCAGTTACTGAAGTAGCAAAACTACCATTAGATGCCCAAGGTCAGCTAATGACTTCAGTCAGTGGAGCTACTGTTCATAAATTCCAAGTACTCAATTCAGATGGTAGTAGCCAGATAGTTCCTGCGGATTCTCAGCCAACAACAAGCCAGACCAGCGATGCAGTTGCGCAACAGGTTGCTTCACTGAAGGCTGACTTTGCTAAAGTGACCTATGATTCACTTTATCCTCACCTCAGTCATCGAGTAAGTTCTATTGTGGACAATGAGCTGGTAAAGAGCCTTAGCCAAGAAAAAGGTGGGCAAGCCCCTACCGCAGCGGAAAAGCAAACAGCCTACATGGATTTGCTGGACATGAGATCAAGCTTTGAGCGTGTTCAGACAGACTTGGAACAGATTTTAACTGGAGTATTTGAAAAGGCTGCTGCTGTGAATATTGACAGAGTAAGAGCCAAGAAGGAGCAAATTCTCACAGCCTTAAGTTACTTGGATCGCCGCTATTCATTCACATTTGGAAATTATGCAGCCAAAGATTTAATTCTCTTCCATCCTCAAGTTTTCGGAGGTAGGGGAGATACCCTTGAGAATCTCCTTGGACTTGCAAATCTGACTTATCAAGATTTGACCATGGATCAGAGTGCGAATACCTATCAGAGGAAATTAGCTCCGCTTACAAGCCAAACAGATTTGGCAGCATTTGTGGAAAAGGGGGTCAGTCTCTTTGACCCGAGCCTATCAGAGGAAGAGTGGTTTAAACAGACTACTAAAGCCCATATTGTTGAAGCAACCAATGCTTACAGCTCTGCTTCCTTGTATGAAAAAATCAAAACAGACGGTCGTTTAAAAAATCACCTTATTCCACTGTTGAGCTTATCATCAGATAGTATCTATGCAATTTCAACCTCAAATACAGTCAATTATGGCTTAAAAGAGACCTATGTAAATCCAAGCCAAGCTGGCAGTCAGCAGGATTTTCTAGCTACCTTGTCCAGATACGCAGAACACCAACAGGAATTTTTAAACTTCTGGTACCGCATGACCCAGAAGAAAGAGCAGTTGACCAACCATGCACCGATTATTGTGGTGGATAGTGTGCAAAAATACGGTCAGTCGCCTCAGAGTGCAAGTGAATTGTATTCGCCTAAATTCGGTTCTAAGGTGTTGGAGGGAGTTAGAGAGTTTATTCGTCCTTTGAATATCTACTCCAATTTTTTCCGAGCAGATGGTCAAGCCAATGGCAGTTCCAGTGTCAATCTCTACCTGAAAAAATCCCTTACTGATGATGGGCAATCTGTCTATACCCATGAATTAACGCACATACTGGATAAGACAATTTGGCTCAATGGCCACGGTAGGAGAGCAGGTCAAGGTCCAGAAGTTTATGCACGAGGGCTCTTTGAGTCAATCAATAACAGTTTAGGTACTGCCTACGATCCTGTTTTTAACCTCAATACTGCCTATACATTGACAGGCAATCGCACTCAAAACAGCCTGCCAACTCGGTTTCAAACGACTGAGGATATGAAGACTTATATGCAAGGTATCTTGGATGTTCTTTACACCCTTGACTATGCAGAGGCGCAATCTATCTTAAACCGTAGCGCAGAAGACAGGGCTGTTTTGCTTAATAAAATCAGCATCATTCCAAACCCCAAAAATAATGGAATCGGACTAGTGACAGAGAGGGTCAGCCATATTGATACCAGTCTAGCAGCCAGTCTGACCTCTATTGATGATTTTATAAATCAAAGCCTGATTTCGGCGCGCTATAAATTTGATGGAATGTATACAGTCGGAACAGCCCGAACCAATTCCTACTATACCATCCCTCTTTTTGAACCAATTTATGCCGCCCTCCAAAACAATAGTGGAAGTGTTGGCGACATTGGTTTTAAACGAAATGCCTATGAGATTTTAGGGGAATATGGCTATGAAAATGGAATGGTAGCCTATATCTCAAACCAGTATGCCACCGACCAAGCAGCCCTTTCTGCCATCATGCCTGCATACGGTGGCGATTTATCCGCCTTCAAAAAAGCCATGTTTGCACGCCGCATTGCCAAGGTATCTGAACTAAAACCGACTAGTGTAGCCAGTGATTTTGCCACGATTCAAACCATGATGGATCAGGCTATTGCTAAGGATTTACTTCAATTGAAAACCAATGCGAAAAACAATACCTATCTGTCACATAGAGTGACAGCAGTGAGGGAATTAAAAACAAGCCTCTACCAAGCCTATTTGCGGGACACAAATGACTTCCGTACAAGCATTTATCAGGAACAAGTAGCGCGTGATTTGTATGTAACCAATGGTGATGAGAAATCCCAAGATGGTAACGGGACCCTTGATAATCCTTATCAGAGTTTATCTTTTGCTCTTGCACAGGCAAAAAATGGGGATAGGATCAAGCTTGTTAGCAACATCATGCACCGGCAGGATAAACCTTTCCTCCTTGATAAGGCTGTCACTATTGATGGTCAAGGTCATCGCCTAAGTTTCCGCGGTCCAGATGTGGAGCTAGGGGCTGATGTGACCTTTGCGGATTTAACATTAAATATGTTAGTAGATGGTAGTAAACAACCCAATATTTATGCCAATGGCTATCACTTGACCTTAGATCAGGTATCTACAACAATGAGTCAGGCACAAAGTGACTTACGTCCCACTCTAGTTGCCGGTTCTCGTTCAGGTCAACCAGCAGGCAGTCATGGGAAAATTACCATCCTTAATGGAAATTCAGACACTCGGTTTAACACCATTTATGCTGGAAATGCTGATTCAGTAAGTAACATTCCAGTAACTATTTCTATCCTGTCGGATTTTGTTAGTGTAGACCAAGGAATCAAACTGTCAGGTGTTAATGGAGAAGTTGTGATGGAGCCAGTTTTGGTAACATCAAAGTCTAGCAGTCTGAAGTCAATTGACGGCAACGGAAGTTGGGATAATAAGGTTACGATTGATACTGCACGTGTTTATGGTCTTAACTTACAAAATATCCAAACGCTCGAATTGGTCAATCAGGCGGATGTTAGTTTAGCTAGTCAGGTATCTGAAATCTCGACTGGTGTAGAGCTAGAATCGGGTACTCAGTTGACTATTGCCAATGATCCAGTCACCTTAGGTAGCTTATCTGGTCAGGGGACAGTCATTATTCCAGTGGAATCCAGTCTCAATGTAATAGGAGATATTGAGGGAAATGTTGAGGTACTGGTTAGAGGATTTGAACAAAATCTAGCCAAGAATATAGACAAGGAATATGTCAGGGTTGAGGGAATGTTATCTCCTACAGCTCGTATTACCTTGGAGAAAGGCTATAATCGTTTTGACCTGGTCAAAGATGAAATTATTTATCGCTTGGTAGAGCTAAAACAGCCTGTTCAAACTCATACAGTAACCTTGCACTTCACCCAGTCAGGTCAGTTGTTAAAAGAGAAGCAGGTGCAAGTTGATAATGGGCAATCAATCACAGGTGTGGAGAACGATTTGCCTATAGCAACAGAGGGAACCTATCAGTTGGATCCAAACTTTGACAGAACGGTGTTGACAGCTATCACTAGCAGTAAAACGATTGAGATTCCAGTAGTCTTGGTTCTGCCAAAAGCAAGTCGCTACCAGCCTCATGTTAATGGGGAAGCCCGTGTCCTACCGACAAGCAGTAGTGAGGAAACAAAAGCTGAAATTGTGAAGCAAATCAATCTACCAGCTGACGCAGGTCAATTTGATGTTGTAGTAGTTACTCCAATTCCACAGTCTAGTGGCGACCACTCCATGACTGTTCGTGTGGTCTATGACGACCGTAGCCAAGAAGAGCTTGTAGTACCTCTTCATATCCTCACAATAAAAAATGGAGAAGTTGTCAAACACAGCTTACCAGAAGGCGTTCTTCCTAAAGCGGATCGCTACCAGCCTCATGTTAATGGGGAAGCCCGTGTCCTACCGACAAGCAGTAGTGAGGAAACAAAAGCTGAAATTGTGAAGCAAATCAATCTACCAGCTGACGCAGGTCAATTTGATGTTGTAGTAGTCACTCCAATTCCACAGTCTAGTGGTGATTACTCCATGACTGTTCGTGTGGTCTATGATGATCGCAGCCAAGAAGAGCTTGTAGTACCTCTTCATATCCTCACAATAAAAAATGGAGAAGTTGTCAAACACAGCTTGCCAGTAGGCGTTTTAGAACCGTTGGTAACTGCCAAAGGCAAGGGAGTTACCCATGAATTGCCGGTCGGAATTCTTCCACCTCTTGAAACGGCAAATGGAGGAGGTGTTCGTCATGAATTGCCAGCAGGCGTTTTAGAACCGTTGGTAACTGCCAAAGGCAAGGGAGTTACCCATGAATTACCGGTCGGAATTCTTCCACCTCTTGAAACGGCAAATGGAGGAGGTGTTCGTCATGAATTGCCAGCAGGCGTTTTAGAACCGTTGGTTACTGCCAAAGGCAAGGGAGTTACCCATGAATTGCCGGTCGGAATTCTTCCGCCTCTTGAAACGGCAAATGGTGGAGGTGTTCGTCATGAATTGCCAGCAGGCGTTTTAGAACCGTTGGTTACTGCCAAAGGCAAGGGAGTTACCCATGAATTGCCAGTCGGAATTCTCCCACCTCTTGAAACGGCAAATGGTGGAGCCTTATTGCACAGTCTTCCGACTTTCTCTGTAGACGCTATTGTCCAACTCCTGAATGCTGGTCATAAGATTTCACTTGGTCTATTAGATGGAGCAATTTGGTCTACAGGTGATGGTCTAGACCATAGTTTACCAAGTTTGGAGATTGCTAAAGGTAGTTCTGTCAATCATCAGTTACTAGAGGGAACACTTCCATTGATGGTAACTTCCAAAGGGGCAAGTATCAGCCACTTCTTGCCAGAGGGGATTTTGCCATTATTGGTGACTGCAAAAGGCAAGGGGGTTACTCATTTTATTCCAAGTGGTACCTTACCTCTAACAGTAACAAGAAGTGAAGCTTATACTCCGGCAATGCCAGCCGCTTCATTGTTACAGCAACGGCAGAAAAATATGGAGACCAAGCCAGCTGTGTTACCGTTGGTAGCCGTACCTCAGAAGCAGGCAGACCAGTTCAGTGCCACCTTGACAAGTAGCAATTCAGCCACGTCAACTTCCAATCGTTTACCTGAAACAGGGGAGAGAAACAATCTAAGTCTTCTAGGATTCTTACTTGCATCCCTAGGCTTTAGTTTCTGGATTGGTCGCAAAAAAGCTGAATAA
- a CDS encoding DNA internalization-related competence protein ComEC/Rec2 → MSRSIKLPCQSIHLAVLAVAVYFVVHSFSLLTMGLLSLLLVVFWFRQGKTVFLRTLPLLALCGLFFCYQKVQWERADRSAPSHVEQVQLIPDTININGDSLSFRGRADGQTYQVFYKLASQEEQTYFQKLTDLVWLEVEAEVSLPAGQRNFKGFDYQAYLKTQGIYRTVTITAIKKISPVQSWNVFDWLSSGRRQALVYIKTNFPAPMSHYMTGLLFGELDSDFDQMSDLYSSLGIIHLFALSGMQVGFFIDKFRWILLRLGLTKETVDKLQIPFSLVYAGLTGFSVSVVRSLVQKILGNMGLRKLDNFAVTVFVCLLILPRFLLTAGGVLTFTYAFLLTVFDFEDLGQVKKAAVESLSISLGILPVLMTYFYAFQPLSILLTFAFSFVFDVLLLPGLSVIFLLSPLVKITWVNGFFVLMEKIIVWVADLGLRPWILGQPSGVILVLLLVCLFLLYDFHRKKKWLLGLSLVLALLFFITKHPLENEVTVVDIGQGDSIFLRDMRGRTALIDVGGRVDFAAKEEWQERSSQANAERTLIPYLHSRGVDRIDSLVLTHTDTDHVGDVLEVAKQVQIGRIVVSPGSLTVPDFVATLKKINVPVHVVKVGDRLPMFDAYLEVLYPDGTGDGGNNDSIVLYGRLLETNFLFTGDLEQGELDLIKAYPRLPVDVLKAGHHGSKGSSYPEFLDHIGAKIALVSAGENNRYKHPHQETLDRFDSRNIQVYRTDQQGAIRFRGWKEWTIETVRE, encoded by the coding sequence ATGTCACGGTCGATTAAGCTCCCCTGCCAGTCCATCCACTTGGCAGTATTGGCGGTGGCGGTCTATTTTGTAGTCCACTCGTTTTCCCTCTTGACAATGGGCCTGCTGAGTCTGTTACTAGTTGTCTTTTGGTTTCGGCAAGGTAAGACGGTTTTCCTCAGAACGCTGCCGCTTCTAGCCTTGTGTGGTCTGTTTTTCTGCTACCAAAAGGTCCAATGGGAGCGAGCAGATCGGTCAGCCCCCAGCCATGTCGAACAGGTCCAGCTGATTCCCGACACCATCAATATAAACGGGGACAGCCTGTCCTTCCGCGGTCGGGCTGACGGACAAACCTATCAGGTGTTCTACAAATTAGCCAGTCAGGAGGAGCAGACTTATTTTCAAAAGTTGACAGATTTGGTCTGGCTTGAAGTGGAAGCAGAGGTCAGCCTGCCAGCAGGTCAGCGGAATTTCAAGGGCTTTGATTATCAGGCCTATCTGAAAACACAGGGGATTTATCGGACAGTCACGATTACGGCGATAAAAAAGATTTCCCCAGTCCAGTCTTGGAATGTCTTTGACTGGCTGTCAAGCGGGAGGAGGCAGGCCTTGGTCTATATCAAAACCAACTTTCCAGCTCCTATGAGCCACTACATGACAGGGCTTTTGTTTGGGGAGCTGGATAGTGATTTCGACCAGATGAGTGACCTCTATTCTAGTCTAGGAATCATTCATCTCTTTGCCCTGTCAGGTATGCAGGTTGGATTTTTCATCGATAAGTTTCGCTGGATTTTACTGCGTTTGGGCTTGACCAAGGAAACGGTTGATAAATTACAAATTCCCTTTTCCCTTGTCTATGCGGGCTTAACTGGCTTTTCTGTGTCGGTTGTGCGGTCCTTGGTCCAGAAAATTCTGGGTAATATGGGCTTGCGGAAGCTGGATAACTTTGCGGTGACGGTCTTTGTCTGTCTGCTGATTCTGCCCCGATTTCTGCTGACAGCTGGCGGTGTCCTGACATTTACCTATGCTTTTTTGCTGACGGTTTTTGATTTTGAGGACTTGGGGCAGGTCAAAAAGGCTGCGGTGGAGAGCCTCAGTATTTCACTGGGAATTTTGCCGGTACTTATGACCTATTTCTATGCCTTTCAGCCGTTGTCTATCCTCCTGACCTTTGCCTTTTCCTTTGTCTTTGATGTCCTGCTCTTGCCAGGCTTGTCGGTCATTTTTCTTCTATCGCCCTTGGTTAAGATTACTTGGGTCAACGGATTTTTCGTCTTGATGGAAAAAATCATTGTCTGGGTGGCGGATTTGGGCTTGCGACCTTGGATACTGGGCCAGCCGTCTGGGGTAATTCTTGTTCTCTTGCTGGTCTGTCTCTTCTTACTTTACGATTTCCACAGGAAAAAGAAATGGCTCTTAGGACTGAGCTTGGTCCTCGCTCTGCTATTTTTCATAACCAAACACCCGCTGGAAAACGAGGTGACGGTGGTGGACATCGGGCAGGGGGACAGCATCTTTTTGCGGGATATGCGGGGACGGACGGCTCTGATTGATGTAGGCGGTCGGGTCGATTTTGCGGCTAAGGAGGAGTGGCAGGAGCGGTCTTCGCAGGCAAATGCAGAGCGGACCTTGATTCCCTATCTGCATAGTCGAGGTGTGGATAGGATTGATAGTCTAGTGCTGACTCACACCGATACGGACCATGTGGGCGATGTGCTGGAAGTAGCTAAGCAGGTTCAGATTGGTCGGATTGTCGTGTCGCCGGGAAGTCTGACGGTACCTGACTTTGTAGCAACTCTGAAAAAAATCAATGTGCCTGTCCATGTGGTAAAAGTGGGCGACCGCCTGCCGATGTTTGACGCCTATCTGGAGGTCCTCTATCCAGACGGGACAGGCGACGGTGGCAATAATGATTCCATTGTCCTTTACGGTCGCTTGTTGGAAACCAATTTTCTCTTTACAGGGGACTTGGAGCAAGGGGAGCTGGACTTGATAAAAGCTTATCCGCGACTACCTGTCGATGTCCTCAAAGCTGGTCACCATGGCTCCAAAGGTTCTTCCTATCCTGAATTTTTAGACCATATCGGTGCCAAGATTGCCCTGGTATCAGCTGGAGAAAATAACCGCTACAAGCATCCCCACCAAGAAACCTTGGACCGCTTTGACAGTCGGAATATCCAAGTCTATCGTACCGACCAGCAAGGAGCCATTCGTTTCCGAGGTTGGAAGGAGTGGACGATTGAGACGGTGAGGGAGTGA
- a CDS encoding helix-hairpin-helix domain-containing protein codes for MDTIKTYIEMLKEYKWQIALPAAAGLLLTTFLMFSQPAKSDQTGLTDFPQTEQTSSSSELVEENSTEESEESSQLVVDVKGAVEKPGLYTLEAGARVNDAVDAAGGLTSQADPKSINLAQKLSDEAVVYVASKDEKISVVASTTASSAMSPEGNESKVNLNTATEADLQTISGIGAKRAADIIAYREANGGFKSVDDLNNVSGIGDKTMESIRPYVTVD; via the coding sequence ATGGATACAATCAAAACTTATATAGAAATGCTTAAAGAATACAAGTGGCAGATTGCTCTGCCAGCAGCTGCAGGTTTGCTTCTGACGACATTCTTAATGTTCAGTCAACCTGCCAAGTCTGATCAGACAGGACTGACAGACTTTCCACAGACCGAGCAAACTTCTAGCAGCTCTGAGTTGGTCGAGGAAAACAGTACAGAAGAAAGTGAGGAGTCCAGCCAGCTGGTCGTTGATGTCAAGGGAGCGGTGGAAAAGCCGGGGCTCTACACTTTAGAAGCTGGTGCGCGTGTTAATGATGCGGTTGATGCGGCTGGCGGTTTGACCAGTCAGGCAGACCCCAAGTCTATCAATCTGGCTCAGAAGCTCAGCGACGAGGCGGTGGTCTATGTGGCCAGCAAGGACGAAAAGATCTCGGTGGTAGCCAGCACGACTGCCAGCTCTGCTATGTCCCCAGAAGGAAATGAAAGTAAGGTCAATCTCAACACGGCGACCGAGGCGGATCTGCAGACCATTTCCGGTATCGGTGCCAAGCGGGCGGCGGACATTATCGCCTATCGTGAGGCCAATGGTGGCTTCAAGTCGGTGGACGACCTCAACAATGTGTCGGGTATCGGCGACAAGACCATGGAAAGCATCAGGCCTTATGTCACGGTCGATTAA
- a CDS encoding ABC transporter permease — MLKGNKRLLILGFILLAWLVLMYVLPYFFTDSITKVDLGHALQGPSQSEWFGTDALGRSVFARVMSGGRESIFSGLLVLFTIVTIGSLIGISSGLVGGKVDQVILLIITAFQAFPAIVLVIAIVGILGVGLQQTVLAMCMVAWTKYAYLTRSITLQLKEESYIKSAKMYGNGFLATITNYYIPMIKPQILTTMSFDIGIVIMEISGLSFIGLGAQVPSPEWGTMINDGRIYIQEAPWIVIFPCIMLMITILLFTKFGDELKKHYNNEVTDFPLQLSE; from the coding sequence ATGCTAAAAGGAAATAAAAGGTTATTGATTTTAGGGTTCATTCTTCTTGCTTGGCTAGTGCTGATGTATGTCCTTCCCTATTTTTTTACTGACAGTATTACCAAGGTGGATTTAGGCCATGCCTTGCAAGGACCAAGTCAATCAGAGTGGTTTGGGACAGATGCGCTTGGTCGCTCTGTTTTTGCACGGGTAATGAGTGGCGGTAGAGAAAGTATTTTTTCAGGCCTATTGGTCTTGTTTACCATCGTAACTATTGGCTCCTTGATTGGTATCTCTAGTGGATTAGTTGGTGGTAAGGTTGATCAGGTTATTTTGCTTATTATTACAGCTTTCCAAGCCTTTCCTGCCATTGTCTTGGTTATTGCCATAGTTGGGATTTTAGGTGTTGGGCTCCAGCAGACTGTATTGGCCATGTGCATGGTAGCTTGGACCAAGTACGCTTATCTGACACGTTCCATCACCCTACAACTAAAAGAAGAGTCCTACATTAAATCAGCTAAAATGTATGGAAATGGTTTTTTGGCAACCATCACCAATTATTATATTCCAATGATCAAACCTCAAATATTGACAACCATGAGTTTTGATATTGGTATTGTCATTATGGAGATTTCGGGACTGAGCTTCATTGGTTTAGGCGCGCAGGTGCCTAGTCCAGAATGGGGAACTATGATCAATGACGGGAGGATTTATATTCAGGAAGCACCGTGGATTGTCATTTTTCCTTGTATCATGCTCATGATTACCATTTTACTCTTTACGAAATTTGGGGATGAATTGAAAAAGCATTATAATAACGAAGTGACAGATTTTCCTCTTCAACTATCGGAATAG
- a CDS encoding ABC transporter permease has protein sequence MLKSITKIVLKFILILFCVSFISFLLSYLAPGDPAEAILNQEGVPVTQELLDLTREKLGLNDPFLTQYFRWLSKIVVFDFGVTYNTGAPVWDQLVFYFPNTLYLSMYILLTTLFMSVPTALAMAYKKDSLFDRCLMSLLGILNAIPTFVFGIILILIFSVHLKWFPVQSTANSLGIVLPVVTLALAMSSVYTPQLRTAFLEELHNPFVEGARGRGISEWRIIIFDVLQNTVPFIITLVSLSMGALVSGVTIIEHLYSWPGMGKLLVTVVANQDYPIIQGTVLFVTVGVLTVNLVSQVVIAWLNPKIRLGNK, from the coding sequence ATGTTAAAGAGTATTACAAAGATAGTATTAAAATTTATTCTTATCCTATTTTGTGTCAGTTTTATCTCATTCTTGCTTTCTTATCTGGCTCCAGGAGATCCTGCTGAAGCTATTTTGAACCAAGAAGGTGTTCCAGTCACTCAAGAACTGTTGGATTTAACGAGAGAAAAGTTAGGATTAAATGATCCTTTTCTAACTCAGTATTTCAGATGGCTGTCAAAAATTGTGGTCTTTGATTTTGGCGTGACCTACAATACTGGCGCACCCGTATGGGATCAATTAGTGTTTTATTTTCCAAATACCCTCTACCTGTCAATGTATATTCTATTGACTACCCTGTTCATGTCTGTTCCCACAGCCTTGGCAATGGCTTACAAGAAGGATAGTTTGTTTGATAGGTGCTTGATGTCCCTGCTAGGTATTTTGAATGCCATTCCTACCTTTGTTTTCGGGATTATCCTTATATTAATTTTCTCAGTTCACTTAAAATGGTTCCCAGTGCAATCAACTGCTAATTCCTTGGGGATTGTTTTACCGGTGGTGACCCTGGCCTTAGCTATGTCATCTGTTTATACACCGCAACTACGAACGGCTTTTCTTGAGGAACTACACAACCCTTTTGTAGAAGGGGCTAGGGGAAGAGGCATCAGTGAATGGCGCATTATCATTTTTGATGTTTTACAAAATACCGTGCCGTTTATCATTACGTTAGTTAGTCTTTCTATGGGGGCCTTGGTCAGCGGAGTGACCATTATTGAACATTTGTATTCATGGCCAGGGATGGGTAAACTCCTAGTGACAGTCGTAGCAAATCAGGATTATCCCATTATTCAAGGAACTGTGCTTTTTGTAACGGTAGGAGTATTAACGGTTAATCTGGTGTCACAAGTTGTAATTGCTTGGCTAAATCCTAAAATTCGTTTAGGGAATAAGTAG